A region from the Prinia subflava isolate CZ2003 ecotype Zambia chromosome 30, Cam_Psub_1.2, whole genome shotgun sequence genome encodes:
- the LOC134562730 gene encoding uncharacterized protein C10orf95-like, with translation MEPRHSGAAGRGGTAAPRAAAGPRPPPEPGNSGCWPGLRAVRAGEAGAGRSQSPAEGLSPRQAFPAAALCSWQRTGAERPSTCAGCCRTCRSHRSPCERRPSGSWEGSGGARGGSRKSSRPSGRAFKPQGTVPAHPVRLLKIVPSLP, from the exons ATGGAGCCCCGGCacagcggggctgcggggcggggcggcaccgcggctccccgggcagcagccggccctcggccccctccagagcccggcaacagcggctgctggccgggcctcagggctgtgcgggCAGGGGAGGCCGGCGCTGGGCGCAGCCAGAGCCCGGccgaggggctgagcccgcgccaagccttccctgctgccgctctctgcagctggcagaggacaggagccGAGCGGCCGAGCACCTGCGCCGGGTGCTGCCGTACCTGCAGAagccacaggagcccctgcgagcgGCGGCCATCAGGTTCATGG gaagggTCTGGCGGCGCCAgagggggcagcaggaagagctccaggCCCTCAGGGAGG GCCTTCAAGCCCCAAGGAACAGTGCCAGCCCATCCTGTTCGATTACTGAAAATCGTACCCAGTTTGCCCTAG